Below is a window of Hydrogenovibrio crunogenus DNA.
TTGTTTGCCCAGTCAATCTGTTGATCTTGTTGTGGTCATTCGATACCTCAACCGGGCGTTATTTGATACCTTTAAAACCATGCTAAAGCCAGAAGGATATGTCGTTTTTCAAACTTTTGTTGAAGGGGTGGAAGCATTTGGATCTCCTAAAAATCCAAATTATATTTTGAAAAAAGGAGAACTGGCAAAAACCTTTGAAGATTTTCATGTAATTGTTGATAGAATAGATACACTTGATGATGGGCGCCCTGTGGCGTCCTTTATTGCGCAAAAGATAAAATAAAAGATTAGAAAGAGATTGATACTATGTTAAATATGACTGCCGCCGAATTGTTTGATTATTTTCAAGAAAATGCGATTTGTGAATCATTGACTCGTCCTGATGTCGAAGTGATGAGTGAGTTTTTACAAGAAAAACAATTGAAAAAAGGCGATGTTATTTTCGACATGGGAGATGTAGGAGATTCCATGTTCTTCATTGTGAAAGGGAAGGTGGCTTTCACTACGACAGATGGGCAAGATGAGGCTGAAGTCGGGGTACAAGGTCCTGGCAATTTGATTGGAGAAATGTCATTCTTCGACAGAAAGCCTCGTATGTTGAAAATGTCTGCAAAATCAAAAGAAGT
It encodes the following:
- a CDS encoding Crp/Fnr family transcriptional regulator; this encodes MLNMTAAELFDYFQENAICESLTRPDVEVMSEFLQEKQLKKGDVIFDMGDVGDSMFFIVKGKVAFTTTDGQDEAEVGVQGPGNLIGEMSFFDRKPRMLKMSAKSKEVTLLEIKRPMYDRLKVEHPYIAVNLVENAVVSLDHLVRALSQDVSHFEHYMVGFGRH